GGCACTGCAATACCAAATATTGTAAATCAATTTCAAATTATTTATACCAGTGCAACAAATGGATGATTTTTTCAAGAAATATTGCATGGGCCTATCTTAACAAAAGAAAAAACTGAAGACTAAACTGCTAAACGTGATAATGAGTTAGCAAAAACACAACATATGAGGATGAGTTTAATACGCTAATTTGCAATATTTATGAATAGCACTAGCTATGTCTTTTATGTTCACCCTAATTCTATTTTTTTGGTATTTACTATGTAAACATCATCAAGCCTAAGGTTTCGCCTTCGGATAAAGGCTCTGCGAGCTCTTGAATATTTAGAGGGGAATACCTTTTTCTTATTTCAGGATCTCCTTTAAGCCATACTGGGGTATCATAAATATCATTTCCAAACAAGAAAATCTCTTAAGTGTCACTAGATTCATTTATATTGTCTAATTCTTTAAAATAAATAAATAAATAAATTAGTCAATTACATAAATCATAACGTAGATAATCTATACCGCATATATGGCTATAGAACGAAGGTTGGAGCACTAAAGGCATATGAGTAAAATATAGGTTAAAATTTTGTGTGTAAAATGTAAATGAAATATAAATAATTTATGACAAATTTAGACACGTTATAATACATTTATACATATTATAACAAGTCTTACATTGACTTTTGAAAATTTCACATTATAATTGAAATGTGAATATAATATGTATAAAATATGAATAAAGGTGCAGACAACATGTGGAATTACAAAAGAACACTGTCAATATTTCTTATAGCTACATTTATCAGTTCTAATATGCCTATACCTACATTGGCACAAGGTATTGAGAACTTAACAAATAAGATAGTGTCATCTGCACAATTAGAGAGAAATAGCAAAAAAGAAGCAAAGATACTTCAGGAGGTAGAGTCAAAGAGAGAGAAGTATGTTAAACACTTTATAAAAGAGGACAAAACATTTGAAGCAGTAGTTTATCCTTTTGCGGCTCATTATAAAGAAAATGGTAAATGGATGGATATTGATAATAACATCATTGAGGGTAAAGATGATGAAAATAATGATGTATTAGAAAATAAGAGTAATGATTTTAAAGTTGAATTTGGGAAAAAGTCTGATGCAAGAAAGCTTGTATCCATTAAAAAAGATGGTTATGAAATATCATGGAATATAAATAAGCCAAGTGAAAGCGATATTTTAAGCAGCGGTATATCACCTTCTCAAACAACAGATGATACAATTACAACTAATGCTTTAAATAGTACAAGTACTGTTGAAAACAATACAGTAAATCCGGAGGAAATCAAGATACAGGAGCCAGTTGCTGCAGAGCAAACACCAACTGTAGAAAAGACAACTACAAACAGTGAACCAGTACAAGAAAGTACTGTAACACAGTCAATCAATAATAATTTACTTAAAGTTTTAAATAGTACTTCAGCGCAGATAAAGCCTGAAAATACAGACTACTTAAAGGACTTATCAGAAAACGATAAGAAGAAAACATTAACTAATCTAACATCTACAGTAGAATTTAAAGACATATATCAAGATGTAAATTTAGAATATGAAGTAAGGCCAGAGGATGTAAAAGAAACAATTGTAATAAACAAAAACACAGACAATACATATTTTGAGTTTAACATAAATTCAAAAAATCTAACTGCAAAGCTACAGGCAGATAAAAGCATAATATTCTATGATGCAAAGGATTCATCCAAAGAAGTTTTCGCTATGGATGCACCATACATGATAGATGCAAAAAATCAGCAAAGTAAGGATATAGAGATTGGGCTTACTCAAACAAAGGCTGGATATATATTATCACTAAAGCCAAATAAAGAGTGGCTAGATAGTAGTGAAAGAGTGTACCCTATAAAAATTGACCCAACAGTAACAACAAATTTAGGAATAACTAGTATACATGATACTTTTGTTAGTTCAAGCCAGCCTACCACAAATTATTATAACAATCAGTATTTAGAAACAGGCTATGGTTCTATAACAGGGAAAACAAGAACTTATATGCAATTTGATCTTCCAGTACTTACAAGTGCAGATATGGTAACAAGTGCACAATTAGGTTTAACTTTAGCAACTAATAATACAAATTTACGACAAGTTAATGCCTATAGGGCATCTGGAAATTGGGATTCAAAAACTTTAACATGGAATAATCAACCGGGATATGATTGGACGGTAATTCAAGATTTTCAGATGGTTCAAAATGTAAACCAAAATGGTTATTTGTGGGATGTAACAGCATCAGTTAAAGATTGGTACAATACAGGGAATAACTATGGTATAGTGCTTCAACATGAAAATGAAGGCCCAGACTGTGGATACAACGAGTTTGTTTCTTCGGATACCGCAGTTGTAGAGGGTAGGCCAAGAATAACTATTCAATATACTAACAATTCGGGAATTGAAGATAACTTGACGTACCATTCACAAAGAGTTGGTAGAGCAGGAACAGGATATGTCAATGATTACAATGGTAACTTAGTATTTAAGCATGATGACTTAAGTATGAACGGAAATAAAATGCCCGTTTCTTTAAATCATGTATTCAATAGTAATGAAAAAGACATCAGCAAAGGCTACGGTTTAGGCTGGAGATTAAATTTAAGTCAAAGAGTCGTGATAGAAACCATAGGAATAGATAAGTATTATGTATATACCGATGAAGATGGAACAAAGAATTATTTCAAAGATGATGGAGCAACTACGTTAAAGGATGAATCGGGAATAGATTTAACGTTAACAGTAAACCCCGATAAATCATATATTATAAAAGATAAAGGTGGTAATGAGTTAGGTTTTGTACCTGGAGGATATTTATACACCATTAAAGATAATAATAAAAATACTCTAACATTAAATTATAATGGTACAACCTTAGCGTATGTTACAGATGGTGCGGGAAGAGTAAGCAAATTAGAATCTACTGCAGAGGGTTACTTAACAGGAATAGTTGATCCAAGTGGTAGAAGAACAAGCTTTTCATATGATGGTATAAAGCTTTCAAGAATTACATATCCAGACGGAAAATATACCTTGTATACATATGATAGCAATAATAATTTAAATAGTGCTATAAACTTCGATGGATATAAGATGCAGTATATATACTATCCTTCAAGTCCATATCGTGTGCAACAAATTCACGAAAGCAATGTAAGTCCAGCCACTGATGGACAAGGTATAAATATAGTATATGGGCTAAATACAACAATATATAATGATTTTAGAGGAAAGAAGAATATATACCAATTTAATAATACAGGTAATACAATTAGTGTAAGAGATGATGAAGGAAATGCTAAGTATTATAACTATAATGAAGGACCAACGAATAAAAACAAGCTTCAATTAGAATCTAAGCTTCAAAAGTCAATAATGAATTTATTAAAGAACCATAATGCAGAGGGAAGTAGTGATTGGACTTCAACTTATTGGACTACATCTACTGGCCTAGGAAGTTATGATACCACTAATAAGTATTTAGGAAATCAATCTTTAAAAATATCAAAAACTAACTCAGATAGCAGACAATTTTACAATCAACAGTTAACGCTTGAAAAAGGAAAAATCTATACCTTATCGGGGTACGTAAAAGCGGATAATATTTCTAATAGTAATGGAAAAGGTGCTTCAATCTTCGTTAACTACTATAATGAGAGTGGAGTGCTTCAAACAGTAGATTCATCTTTTGTACGTGGTACAAAGGATTGGGACCGAAATGAAGTAACCTTTACGCTGCCAGCTAATGCATCATCTACTACAGTATATGCAAGAGCAGGGATAGCAGAAGAAACAGGAACAGCATATTTTGACTGCATGCAACTTGAGGATGGAAGCGCAGCAAATAGATATAATCTTATAGAAAATCCTAACTTAATTTACGGTTCAGACACACCAGACTTTTGGACTAAAAATAATGAATGTACTACTAGTGATACTTTAATAGCATCAACAGATACTACTTATCCAACAAAACTCGATAATACTAAAAAAGTGTTTAGACTTACAGGATCGGCTGATAAAAATAAAAGTCTATATCAAAAAATTAACGTATCGTCCGACACTGAAGATACCTTTGTTGTTTCAGGTTGGGCAAATGGAAATTCTGTAGCATTAAGTGGTACTAGATACTTTGCATTAGATGTGGCTATAGAAAAAATGGATGGTAGTTATAGTTATCAAGTAGTGCCTTTTAATGAAGACTCTACAGACTGGCAGTATGTATCAGCACAAGTTAAAACAGGAGGTGCATATAAAAGCATAAATGTATATGCTTTATATTATGGCAATGAGAACTCAGCTGAATTTGATGGTGTTCAGCTTTTTAAGGAACAATTCGGTACAAGCTATCAATATGATGGGAATGGAAATCCTACTACAACCACTGACGTTAATGGTGTAAACTCAGCAGCGGAATATGATGCAAATAATGACCTTGTAAAAACAACAAGTGCAAACGGTAATATATCTACTAATGCGTATGACGCCGATCACAATATAGATGATGCAACATCGCCAGAGAATGTTACTGATACATTTACTTATGATGGGTCTGGAAATCCACTCACTACTACCACAAAAGGTAGTAATGCTACTGATCCAGTTATAAAATCAAGCTCTACATATACACCAAGTGGAAATTATTTAAAATCTGAGACGGATCCATCAGGAAACACTGTGAATTCTAATTACAATGAAACAAAAGGAACCTTAGACAGTGTAACGGATAGTAAAAGCAATACTGTTTTTAACTCCTATGATGAAATGGATAAATTAACAGGAACAAATTCTATAGCTTCATCAAGTAGTTCAGAAATATTTCCACTAAGCGGTACTACAAATGGAACAAAAGGCACGAAACCAATATCAGATAGCGCGGTTTATGCAAAGGATGAAAATGGAAAAACTGTACTTTCAGCAAATGGTGGAACAAAAACCTTATATAATCTAGGTTTAAGTAAAACTGCCGGAACTATGAGTGCATGGACAAAATCTACAGGAAGTAGTACTACAAGATATTTATTTACATCCCAGGGAAGTAACAGTGAACTACTCTGTGCATATATAGATACTAGCAACAAGGTAAATGTGGCTGTTAGAGACACTTTAGGAGCTTGGGAAACAGTAGTAACATCAACAGCAGCAATTAACACAACTGATTGGAACTTTATTGCTCTTGAGTGGAAGGTAATTGCAGGAGGATTACAATGTACTCTATACTTAAATGGGGCAAGTTATGTAAACACTGCTGCAAGCTATAAAGATTTCACAGGAGTACAGACATCTGTAGGAAGTTATATAGATGGAAATTATGCAGTAAATGGATTAGTTGATGAATATATTTATTCAAATATAGCTTTAGGGTCTACATCAATATTAAACATTTATAACACTCAAAGGGGAAAATATTTAGATGCAAGTACTGTAAACAATAAATACAGTTACGAGAATGATAGAATAAAATCCGTATCTAACAATGGTTCCAATTATACTTTTAATTATGATGGGTTAGGAAATAACACAAAAGTAAATGTAGGAACCCAAAATCTAATAACAAATAACTATGAAGCAAGAACAGGAAAGCTTTTAGACTCAACCTATGGAAATGGCCAAATAGTAGGATCAAGCTATGACAGTGCTGATAGAGTAATCAGTAGTACATATAATGGGTTAGATAGGTTTAAATACGGCTATGATGCTAGTGGGAATGTAGCTAGCAATGATGACCTAGTTAATGGGGTAAACTACAAATATATTTATGATATG
This DNA window, taken from Clostridium estertheticum, encodes the following:
- a CDS encoding DNRLRE domain-containing protein; protein product: MNKGADNMWNYKRTLSIFLIATFISSNMPIPTLAQGIENLTNKIVSSAQLERNSKKEAKILQEVESKREKYVKHFIKEDKTFEAVVYPFAAHYKENGKWMDIDNNIIEGKDDENNDVLENKSNDFKVEFGKKSDARKLVSIKKDGYEISWNINKPSESDILSSGISPSQTTDDTITTNALNSTSTVENNTVNPEEIKIQEPVAAEQTPTVEKTTTNSEPVQESTVTQSINNNLLKVLNSTSAQIKPENTDYLKDLSENDKKKTLTNLTSTVEFKDIYQDVNLEYEVRPEDVKETIVINKNTDNTYFEFNINSKNLTAKLQADKSIIFYDAKDSSKEVFAMDAPYMIDAKNQQSKDIEIGLTQTKAGYILSLKPNKEWLDSSERVYPIKIDPTVTTNLGITSIHDTFVSSSQPTTNYYNNQYLETGYGSITGKTRTYMQFDLPVLTSADMVTSAQLGLTLATNNTNLRQVNAYRASGNWDSKTLTWNNQPGYDWTVIQDFQMVQNVNQNGYLWDVTASVKDWYNTGNNYGIVLQHENEGPDCGYNEFVSSDTAVVEGRPRITIQYTNNSGIEDNLTYHSQRVGRAGTGYVNDYNGNLVFKHDDLSMNGNKMPVSLNHVFNSNEKDISKGYGLGWRLNLSQRVVIETIGIDKYYVYTDEDGTKNYFKDDGATTLKDESGIDLTLTVNPDKSYIIKDKGGNELGFVPGGYLYTIKDNNKNTLTLNYNGTTLAYVTDGAGRVSKLESTAEGYLTGIVDPSGRRTSFSYDGIKLSRITYPDGKYTLYTYDSNNNLNSAINFDGYKMQYIYYPSSPYRVQQIHESNVSPATDGQGINIVYGLNTTIYNDFRGKKNIYQFNNTGNTISVRDDEGNAKYYNYNEGPTNKNKLQLESKLQKSIMNLLKNHNAEGSSDWTSTYWTTSTGLGSYDTTNKYLGNQSLKISKTNSDSRQFYNQQLTLEKGKIYTLSGYVKADNISNSNGKGASIFVNYYNESGVLQTVDSSFVRGTKDWDRNEVTFTLPANASSTTVYARAGIAEETGTAYFDCMQLEDGSAANRYNLIENPNLIYGSDTPDFWTKNNECTTSDTLIASTDTTYPTKLDNTKKVFRLTGSADKNKSLYQKINVSSDTEDTFVVSGWANGNSVALSGTRYFALDVAIEKMDGSYSYQVVPFNEDSTDWQYVSAQVKTGGAYKSINVYALYYGNENSAEFDGVQLFKEQFGTSYQYDGNGNPTTTTDVNGVNSAAEYDANNDLVKTTSANGNISTNAYDADHNIDDATSPENVTDTFTYDGSGNPLTTTTKGSNATDPVIKSSSTYTPSGNYLKSETDPSGNTVNSNYNETKGTLDSVTDSKSNTVFNSYDEMDKLTGTNSIASSSSSEIFPLSGTTNGTKGTKPISDSAVYAKDENGKTVLSANGGTKTLYNLGLSKTAGTMSAWTKSTGSSTTRYLFTSQGSNSELLCAYIDTSNKVNVAVRDTLGAWETVVTSTAAINTTDWNFIALEWKVIAGGLQCTLYLNGASYVNTAASYKDFTGVQTSVGSYIDGNYAVNGLVDEYIYSNIALGSTSILNIYNTQRGKYLDASTVNNKYSYENDRIKSVSNNGSNYTFNYDGLGNNTKVNVGTQNLITNNYEARTGKLLDSTYGNGQIVGSSYDSADRVISSTYNGLDRFKYGYDASGNVASNDDLVNGVNYKYIYDMSNRLVKIVDSKGNTVKNIYDVEDNLSSVAENLNGVDYTTSYTYDKENKPKTTTYKGNVITNNYDSLGRLQGKVTNTGTAQINTSYEFEAGKDANTTTNRVSKITNNGNGIVYSYDKNGNIETITENGKLIKYYYNELNELIREDNQVLNKTISYSYDNGGNILNKVEYAYTTGTPGIATKTSTYTYGDANWKDKLTSFNDGTAKPITYDAIGNPLTYNGYIYTWEEGRQLAALSGNGDTIAYKYNDSGIRTQKIVNGVTTTFHLAGDKVTYETNGTDNIYYTYDSSEQLVSMSLNGGEYYYIRNTQGDIIGLHDSKGAEIVSYSYDSWGKLISTTGTLASTVGVKNPYRYRGYRYDTETSLYYLQSRYYNAEWGRFVNGDATAALQLAQGKLLGANLFSYCINNPVMNSDPTGHWSWNYLRSKDFLVPLFNLIIFSALGIGTVKIASLYRNQINKIGKQLAEKTLKRAVRSALKQASFKASAITKITGLLSGVFSIASYFTNPGGVIFNLLNSKDKIPNNKYLDF